The Podospora pseudopauciseta strain CBS 411.78 chromosome 2 map unlocalized CBS411.78m_2, whole genome shotgun sequence genome has a window encoding:
- a CDS encoding uncharacterized protein (EggNog:ENOG503PN45), giving the protein MSNDTKETKHRLESARRPQRKDSFSSVHSAVLSWTGLQTKIGPKSIISNSSSLSSSSSNSTSSTATQHTATPSQGLSKPQRRHSHSFGTGWDNSNRDNTTKKKARPASMSRKLSFSGFMGLEDPVSAKARHAKPNFSNLDPKRSEESTKSGSKNGSLEKVNKTAPEAAKRLSQASTLVGSVVRSKSPPPPTSTMVPKSILRVSSPDGNARRTPRFLDPPGPGEQPHSPTLNAALLSPLPSPSSSSEQQQTPPLSEKPPSLSPPLTPLNPLLDSPPASPLLTPARTMSPSTVRFAKATVHRVEVGPGRRFLPVKRKSKSTITYVSPHDPGPQKTAPKTVLKSATKLRRHQENQKAMGRYWMRTEEEEAQWRAEAEARAQEEAERYRNEPSSPVVGGLEKEVGSLGEVMMGKESEGVGEKGEGKGLGKLVEESEESDNGGVEEEVVVVVEEEEEEEDSSSDSDDGSEAGARCVEEVVITEVIDLTEPIEEEEDGDKTVVELPKAAKVSVEEVPAESPTENHHPTPDPNPDVTEVDASPFPQPPSPPPMSSTNPAQFKPNTASFSHLHSQLLSSEKEAAALRARRTAERLQQSLLNEKPATNAIISVHLASHQTLKSPNFPAQLRTPSPGSEKPDNRRRLSQTRSTADLRTFKLPEPATTGSGNVVGQSAMASVATAVGSEIQRSTSPNNSLQLSRGRRERSRNRERGYFQVKKEGVVV; this is encoded by the exons ATGTCGAACGATACCAAAGAGACAAAGCATAGGTTGGAGAGTGCACGCCGGCCTCAGAGGAAGGATTCATTTTCATCAGTCCACTCGGCTGTTCTTTCATGGACTGGGTTACAGACCAAGATTGGCCCCAAATCGATCATATCAAACTCGTCGTCATTgtcttcgtcgtcatcaAACAGCACATCGTCGACTGCCACACAACACACAGCTACCCCTAGCCAAGGCCTTTCAAAGCCACAACGGAGACATAGCCATAGTTTTGGCACAGGCTGGGATAACAGCAACAgggacaacaccaccaagaagaaggcacGTCCGGCATCAATGTCACGGAAGCTTTCATTTTCTGGCTTcatggggttggaggatcCAGTTAGTGCTAAGGCAAGGCACGCAAAGCCAAACTTTTCGAATCTTGATCCGAAGCGGTCGGAAGAGTCGACAAAGTCTGGAAGCAAGAATGGGTCTTTGGAGAAGGTCAACAAGACAGCTCCCGAGGCTGCCAAACGGCTCAGTCAGGCTTCCACTCTGGTGGGAAGTGTGGTGAGGTCAAA atcccctccaccaccaacctccaccatGGTCCCCAAATCCATCCTCCGCGTCTCCAGCCCAGACGGCAACGCCCGCCGCACCCCCCGTTTCCTCGACCCCCCGGGGCCGGGGGAGCAACCCCACAGCCCAACCCTCAACGCAGcccttctctcccccctcccctcgccCTCCAGTTCTTCAGAACAACAGCAAACCCCGCCCCTTTCTGAgaaacctccctccctctccccccctctcaccccgttaaaccccctcctcgacTCCCCCCCggcatcccccctcctcaccccagCAAGAACAATgtccccctccaccgtccgCTTCGCCAAAGCGACAGTCCACCGCGTGGAGGTCGGCCCCGGGCGGAGGTTCCTGCCAGTGAAACGAAAGTCAAAGTCGACAATCACCTATGTTTCTCCGCATGACCCGGGGCCGCAAAAGACGGCTCCCAAGACGGTGCTGAAGAGCGCGACGAAGTTGCGACGCCACCAGGAGAATCAAAAGGCTATGGGGCGGTACTGGAtgaggacggaggaggaggaggcgcagTGGAGggccgaggcggaggcgagggcgcaggaggaggcggagaggtaTAGGAATGAGCCTAGCAGtcctgttgttggtggactGGAAAAAGAggtggggagtttgggggaggtgatgatgggaaaggagagtgagggggtgggtgagaagggggaggggaaggggttggggaagttggtggaggagagcgAGGAAAGTGATAAcgggggggtggaagaagaggtggtggtggtggtggaggaggaggaggaggaggaggatagctCGAGTGACAGTGATGATGGGTCTGAGGCCGGGGCGAGGtgtgtggaggaggtggtgattaCGGAAGTGATCGACTTGACGGAACCCatcgaagaggaggaagatggcgacaAGACTGTTGTGGAGTTGCCAAAAGCAGCGAAAGTATCTGTCGAGGAGGTGCCCGCGGAATCACCAACCgagaaccaccacccaacgcCTGACCCGAACCCGGACGTCACCGAGGTCGATGCGTCCCCCttcccacaacccccttcccctcctcccatgaGCTCAACCAACCCCGCTCAGTTCAAACCCAacaccgcctccttctcccacctccacTCCCAACTCCTCTCCTCAGAAAAAGAAGCCGCCGCCCTCCGCGCCCGCCGCACCGCCGAGCGCCTCCAGCAGTCCCTCCTCAACGAGAAGCCCGCCACCAACGCGATCATCTCGGTCCACCTCGCCAGTCACCAGACTCTTAAGTCCCCCAACTTCCCCGCCCAGCTCCGGACCCCGAGTCCGGGTAGCGAAAAGCCCGACAACAGAAGACGGCTGAGCCAGACGAGGTCGACTGCTGATCTCCGGACTTTCAAGCTCCCCGAGCCGGCAACCACCGGGAGTGGGAATGTGGTGGGACAGAGCGCCATGGCTAGTGTTGCGACGGCGGTCGGGAGCGAGATTCAGAGGTCGACGAGCCC
- a CDS encoding uncharacterized protein (COG:E; EggNog:ENOG503NVAU) has protein sequence MTVPQKRPAEDLTVTALDNRIAEEPALNGHSNGANGHAVSSLPTLDASKITITRADPNARTVPTEAEANSGNETICTDHMITVSWTAAKGWANPELKPYGPLSLMPTASVLHYATECFEGLKAFRGYDGKLRLFRPDCNAERMLMSTLRISLPGFDPKELEKLIEILMSVDGPKWLPKERAGSFLYIRPAVIGTQPQLGVQAPKEALLFITASFMPRMDLPEGGMKLHTNPEDMIRAWVGGFGYAKVGANYGPSLLATAEARSRGFGQILWLYGPEGYCTEAGASNFFMLWRTKEGQLQLVTAPLDDKLILDGVTRRSVVQLARERLAGELEVVERKYTIDEVLEADKEGRIVEAFAAGTAFFICPVSEIHHRGIDVKIPMGKEGKIGHYTAKLKGFVGDIMYGNEQHPWGVVIQEQE, from the exons ATGACCGTCCCTCAGAAACGCCCCGCGGAGGACCTCACCGTCACCGCCCTCGACAACAGGATAGCCGAGGAGCCCGCTCTCAACGGCCACAGCAACGGCGCCAACGGGCATGCTGTTTCCTCTCTCCCTACCCTCGACGCCTCCAagatcaccatcacccgcGCCGACCCTAATGCCCGCACCGTTCccaccgaggccgaggccaacTCTGGCAACGAGACCATCTGCACCGACCACATGATCACCGTCTCCTGGACCGCCGCCAAGGGCTGGGCCAACCCCGAGCTCAAGCCCTACGGCCCTCTCTCCCTCATGCCCACCGCCTCCGTCCTCCACTACGCCACCGAGTGCTTCGAGGGCCTCAAGGCCTTCCGCGGCTACGACGGCAAGCTCCGCCTCTTCCGCCCCGACTGCAACGCCGAGCGCATGCTCATGTCCACCCTCCGTATCTCCCTGCCAGGTTTCGACCCCAAggagcttgagaagctcATCGAGATTCTCATGTCCGTCGACGGGCCAAAATGGCTTCCCAAGGAGAGAGCCGGCTCCTTCTTGTATATCCGCCCCGCCGTGATTGGCACACAGCCCCAGCTCGGTGTCCAGGCTCCCAAGGAAGCGCTTCTTTTCATCACCGCCAGCTTCATGCCGCGCATGGATCTGCCTGAGGGTGGTATGAAGCTGCACACCAACCCCGAGGACATGATCCGCGCGTGGGTTGGCGGCTTCGGTTATGCCAAGGTTGGTGCCAACTACGGACCCAGTCTGTTGGCCACTGCCGAGGCGAGGAGTAGAGGTTTCGGCCAGATCTTGTGGCTGTATGGACCTGAGGGATACTGCACCGAGGCTGGCGCGAGCAACTTTTTCATGCTCTGGAGGACAAAGGAGGGCCAGCTCCAGCTTGTCACGGCGCCGCTGGATGATAAGCTGATTTTGGACGGTGTGACGAGACGCAGTGTGGTTCAGCTTGCGCGGGAGAGGCTGGCGGGTGAgctggaggttgtggagagGAAGTACACTATCGATGAGGTGCTTGAGGCGGATAAGGAAGGAAGGATTGTGGAGGCTTTTGCGGCTGGTACTGCG TTCTTCATCTGCCCCGTCTCCGAGATCCACCACCGCGGCATCGACGTCAAGATCCCCAtgggcaaggagggcaaAATTGGCCACTACACTGCCAAGCTCAAGGGCTTCGTCGGGGACATCATGTACGGCAACGAGCAGCATCCTTGGGGTGTTGTCATCCAGGAGCAGGAGTAG